From one Bacteroides fragilis NCTC 9343 genomic stretch:
- a CDS encoding ArnT family glycosyltransferase, translated as MKSKFLPFLLLLAVLPVLIFRDYTPSNELRYLSIVDEALRNGDIFTFTNHGIQYADKPPLYFWILMLGKWLLGNHAMWFASLFSFIPALVIMLVMDRWVEREVSVANRLSAQLMLMSCGLFLGLAVVLRMDMLMCMFIVLALRTFYQMLKGQGSKNWNQFLFPFYIFMAVFSKGPVGILVPLVSTFIFLLITGRVKTFGRYWGWKTFAVLLLGCFIWFGGVCWEEGGLTYLHDLLFRQTVGRAVNAFDHSAPFYYYFISVWYSLAPWALFLVGIIIAGACRRLIRSDMERFFMVIILTTLLMLSCFSGKLAVYLAPTFPFFVYLAVLLLSHFRWNQWLALTLLLPAVVFVAGLPALIVLGRMPGTEFLGQKLFYVAGGILTVSGGTALYFLYRKKSLNKTINVLALGLFCAVFVGGWDVPAINGELGYSELCRKAVELSKEKNVSGYCVLNVRRSENMDVYLHERVKEVTEEEVLDNKYQNTILMISNKKIRSNKKLEEFVNGKEHYVIGRFSVMVL; from the coding sequence ATGAAAAGTAAATTTCTTCCGTTTTTATTATTGCTGGCTGTACTGCCGGTGTTGATTTTCCGTGACTACACTCCCTCCAACGAGTTACGTTACTTGAGTATTGTTGACGAAGCACTGCGTAATGGTGATATTTTTACGTTCACTAATCATGGTATTCAGTATGCTGACAAGCCTCCTTTGTATTTCTGGATTCTGATGTTGGGCAAGTGGCTGTTAGGCAATCATGCCATGTGGTTTGCTTCACTCTTCTCTTTTATTCCGGCTTTAGTGATCATGTTGGTAATGGACCGGTGGGTGGAACGTGAAGTCTCTGTAGCTAACCGTTTATCGGCTCAATTAATGTTGATGAGTTGTGGACTCTTTTTAGGGTTAGCTGTTGTATTGCGCATGGATATGTTGATGTGTATGTTTATTGTGCTTGCTCTTCGTACTTTTTATCAGATGCTGAAAGGGCAAGGCAGTAAGAACTGGAATCAGTTTCTGTTTCCTTTTTATATTTTTATGGCAGTTTTCTCCAAAGGGCCTGTGGGGATACTGGTACCATTGGTGTCTACTTTCATTTTTTTGCTGATTACCGGACGTGTGAAGACCTTTGGACGTTATTGGGGATGGAAAACGTTCGCTGTATTATTGCTCGGATGTTTCATTTGGTTCGGTGGTGTTTGTTGGGAAGAGGGGGGATTAACTTATCTGCATGATTTGTTATTCCGTCAAACAGTGGGGCGTGCTGTCAATGCGTTCGATCATAGTGCTCCGTTTTATTATTATTTTATTTCTGTTTGGTATTCGTTAGCTCCGTGGGCTCTGTTTCTGGTCGGTATAATTATTGCCGGGGCTTGTCGCCGACTGATTCGTTCTGATATGGAGCGTTTCTTTATGGTCATAATTCTCACTACGTTACTGATGTTATCTTGTTTCAGTGGTAAACTGGCTGTCTATTTGGCACCGACTTTTCCATTCTTTGTTTATTTGGCTGTACTTTTGTTATCTCATTTCCGCTGGAATCAATGGTTGGCGTTGACGTTGCTTCTTCCTGCCGTCGTATTCGTGGCAGGGCTGCCGGCTCTTATTGTGCTGGGACGAATGCCGGGTACTGAATTCCTGGGACAGAAGCTTTTTTATGTAGCCGGTGGAATATTGACTGTCAGTGGTGGTACGGCCCTGTATTTTCTTTATCGGAAGAAATCGTTGAACAAGACTATTAATGTGCTTGCCCTCGGATTGTTTTGTGCTGTCTTTGTGGGAGGTTGGGATGTACCGGCTATTAATGGTGAGTTGGGTTATTCCGAGTTATGCCGGAAAGCAGTGGAACTTTCTAAGGAGAAAAACGTATCCGGTTATTGTGTCCTGAATGTACGTCGTTCTGAAAATATGGATGTGTATCTGCATGAAAGAGTGAAAGAAGTGACAGAAGAAGAAGTCTTGGATAATAAATATCAGAATACCATTTTGATGATTTCGAACAAAAAAATACGTTCGAACAAGAAACTGGAAGAGTTTGTTAATGGTAAAGAACATTACGTTATAGGTCGTTTTTCTGTAATGGTACTCTAA
- a CDS encoding NAD-dependent epimerase/dehydratase family protein → MKALVTGAAGFIGSYTVKALVAQGCEVVGLDNINSYYDVQLKYDRLADTGITKESIEKDILLPSAKYPSYRFIKMDLTDREGLTNLFKDEHFDIVVNLAAQAGVRYSIENPYAYIESNIVGFLNLLECCRHYPVNHLVYASSSSIYGLNDKVPYAETDKADSPVSLYAATKKSNELMAHAYSKLYSIPTTGVRFFTVYGPWGRPDMAPCLFMKAILNGDPIKVFNNGQMRRDFTYIDDIIAGLMKIIAHPSADPIPFYIYNIGNSAPVELMDFISVIEKTAGKTAIKQMMGMQPGDVVCTYADTGRLEKDFGYKPSTSIEEGIQKFYDWYVGYFNK, encoded by the coding sequence ATGAAAGCATTAGTAACAGGAGCCGCAGGTTTTATTGGCTCTTATACGGTAAAAGCATTGGTAGCACAAGGTTGTGAAGTTGTGGGGTTGGATAACATCAACTCTTATTATGATGTACAGTTGAAATATGATCGTTTAGCTGATACCGGCATAACTAAAGAATCGATCGAGAAAGACATATTGTTGCCGAGTGCTAAATATCCTTCCTATCGCTTTATCAAGATGGATTTGACAGATCGTGAAGGATTGACCAACTTGTTTAAAGACGAACATTTTGATATTGTGGTGAATTTGGCTGCTCAGGCCGGTGTTCGCTATTCGATTGAAAATCCTTATGCATATATTGAATCGAATATTGTAGGTTTCTTAAATCTGTTGGAATGTTGTCGGCATTATCCGGTAAATCATTTGGTTTATGCAAGTTCAAGCAGCATTTATGGACTGAATGATAAAGTGCCTTATGCTGAAACAGATAAGGCAGACTCTCCGGTGAGTTTGTATGCAGCAACAAAAAAGTCGAATGAACTGATGGCGCATGCTTATAGCAAACTTTATAGTATACCTACTACCGGTGTGCGTTTCTTTACAGTATATGGTCCTTGGGGGCGTCCGGATATGGCTCCTTGTCTGTTTATGAAGGCAATATTAAATGGCGACCCCATTAAAGTATTCAATAACGGGCAAATGCGTCGTGATTTTACATATATCGATGATATCATTGCAGGTCTGATGAAGATCATTGCTCATCCTTCTGCCGATCCCATTCCTTTCTATATTTATAATATTGGTAATTCTGCACCGGTAGAGCTGATGGATTTCATTTCTGTTATTGAAAAAACAGCAGGTAAGACAGCCATTAAACAGATGATGGGTATGCAACCGGGAGATGTGGTATGTACTTATGCCGATACGGGCCGATTGGAAAAGGACTTTGGCTATAAACCCTCTACTTCTATAGAAGAAGGGATTCAAAAATTCTATGACTGGTATGTAGGCTATTTCAATAAATAA
- a CDS encoding lipid-A-disaccharide synthase N-terminal domain-containing protein, translating into MKGSGFIYVIGFLAQAFFSARIIFQWILSEKAKKVVSPSIFWILSIAGSYLLCIYGWLRDDFSIIFGQFISYYIYLWNLNEKGIWNKLHGALKTLLVITPVIAAAFMLHDAQHFIDSFFRNEEVPLWLLIFGSMGQIIFTLRFVYQWAYSFHHKESLLPAGFWIISLVGSSVIVAYGVFRLDPVLILGQSVGFVAYFRNLMIGRKSSKQSVAYEK; encoded by the coding sequence GTGAAGGGGAGCGGCTTTATCTATGTAATCGGTTTTTTAGCGCAGGCTTTTTTCTCAGCTCGCATCATATTTCAATGGATATTATCGGAAAAGGCAAAGAAGGTAGTGTCTCCTTCCATATTCTGGATATTGAGTATTGCCGGATCTTACTTGTTGTGTATTTATGGATGGTTGCGTGATGATTTTTCTATTATCTTCGGACAGTTTATTTCCTATTATATCTATTTGTGGAATCTGAACGAGAAAGGTATTTGGAATAAGCTTCACGGAGCACTGAAAACCTTGTTAGTGATTACACCGGTAATTGCGGCAGCTTTTATGTTGCATGATGCGCAACATTTTATCGATAGTTTTTTCCGCAATGAAGAGGTACCTCTTTGGCTATTGATTTTCGGTTCAATGGGGCAAATTATTTTCACTCTCCGCTTTGTATATCAATGGGCTTATTCATTCCATCATAAAGAGTCTTTACTGCCTGCCGGCTTCTGGATTATCAGCCTGGTCGGTTCATCGGTTATTGTGGCATACGGTGTATTCCGTCTTGATCCTGTGTTGATTTTGGGTCAATCCGTCGGATTCGTTGCCTATTTTCGCAATCTGATGATTGGACGTAAAAGCTCCAAGCAATCAGTTGCCTATGAAAAGTAA
- a CDS encoding SusC/RagA family TonB-linked outer membrane protein, which translates to MTKRTNLFPSLIKTREMNCLKIAGASLLLLCISPQFAVADGLKQDAVTIMQQQNLKVSGVVTDEAGEPLIGVSVLVKGTTLGNITDLNGRFSLDVPEGSILEISYIGLKTQSIKAQREPMNIVLKEDAQKLDEVVVVGFGTQKKVNLTGSVSAVTGDDISKRPVANAAILLQGQIPGLRVNQGLGQPGGEGTSFRIRGQGTFSSAGSDPLILINGVPGSMTNLDPSVIESVSVLKDAASAAIYGARAANGVILVTTKQGAVGDKVHISYHGNVGLHTPTKLYDRVTNSVEYMELANLAWKNSGTGKQYTQDQINLYRNNVGDPQYPNFDWQDYMFRTAVVQTHNLSMAGSTEKTTYNVALNFVDQPGTMRGFKYRKYNATIDLTARITNFIKVGTYANLMYGETEQPRQGQNDAFLSTLSQAPTYMPWLPDDGTGIRRWTSSAYSFESHNKNMPAIIGDNAMKRDNNFDINAQLWLEINLAKGLTWYTKGAARLQSNKSKDWRGSTTYTYDYHTGERSSELDKGGLGLSVGDGRRFYTNLYSYLKYDLSLVDNAHNFSLMVGYNQESEKYETLNAYRKDFAFDLPVLNAGGTADWSNSGGEEEWAIQSLFGRFNYDFKERYLFEANMRYDGTSRISDENRWGVFPSFSVAWRATEEEFIKNLNLNWLNNFKLRGSWGQLGNQNIGLYPYQAMISGVDDYPFTKTSDGVIIGYQQTAYANRNIKWETTTITDIGFDLQVFDGLSVTFDWYKKTTDDILRSSQVSSLLGLSAPTVNNGSVENKGIEVALNYANMVKGGTFRGFRYNAGVYFDRSRNKLTEFGAEEIGSYSIKREGLPYDEYYMLECIGVFADQAEINASPKQFNDNTQPGDLKYKDISGPDGKPDGVIDNYDRRTFSGRFPGFEYGINASATWKGFDLSLIGQGVADKKYYTTDWGVQPFMQGSSPNKDYIKHMWTEENPYGAKHPKLYWQDMGGGKNTRPNSYYLKDASFFRLKNLTLGYTLPRVWTEKANISKVRIYFSGDNLLTLTPYKGLDPERNGDGRDAIYPQNRIYSFGLNVEF; encoded by the coding sequence ATGACAAAAAGAACTAACCTGTTTCCGAGTTTAATCAAGACTCGTGAAATGAATTGTCTCAAAATAGCAGGTGCCAGTCTACTGCTATTATGTATTTCTCCTCAGTTTGCCGTGGCCGATGGGCTCAAACAGGATGCGGTTACCATTATGCAACAACAAAATCTAAAAGTCAGCGGCGTAGTTACTGATGAAGCTGGCGAACCTCTTATCGGTGTATCCGTATTGGTAAAAGGAACTACTTTAGGAAACATCACAGATCTGAACGGCCGGTTCTCTTTGGATGTTCCGGAAGGGAGCATTTTGGAAATTTCCTATATTGGCCTTAAAACACAGAGTATCAAAGCCCAGAGAGAACCAATGAACATTGTTCTTAAAGAAGATGCCCAGAAGTTGGATGAAGTTGTCGTAGTGGGTTTCGGTACTCAAAAGAAAGTCAATCTGACCGGATCTGTGTCTGCTGTGACGGGTGACGATATTTCAAAACGTCCGGTTGCCAATGCTGCTATCCTGCTGCAAGGGCAGATTCCGGGACTTCGTGTCAATCAGGGACTTGGACAGCCAGGTGGGGAAGGAACCTCTTTTCGTATCCGTGGCCAGGGGACTTTCTCTTCCGCCGGGTCGGATCCTTTGATCCTGATCAATGGTGTACCGGGTAGCATGACAAATCTTGATCCCAGCGTGATCGAGAGTGTTTCTGTGTTAAAGGATGCAGCTTCGGCTGCTATTTATGGAGCGAGAGCTGCCAACGGGGTTATCCTGGTAACTACCAAGCAAGGTGCGGTAGGAGATAAGGTGCACATTAGTTATCATGGAAATGTAGGTTTGCACACACCCACCAAGTTATATGATCGTGTCACCAATTCTGTGGAATATATGGAGCTAGCGAATCTGGCCTGGAAGAACTCCGGAACCGGTAAACAATACACTCAAGACCAGATTAATCTTTATCGGAATAATGTCGGGGACCCCCAATATCCTAACTTTGACTGGCAGGACTATATGTTCCGTACAGCTGTAGTGCAGACACATAATCTCTCGATGGCCGGTAGCACGGAGAAGACTACCTACAATGTAGCTTTGAATTTTGTCGATCAGCCGGGTACTATGCGTGGATTTAAATATAGAAAATACAATGCAACAATCGACCTTACTGCGCGTATTACTAATTTTATAAAGGTGGGAACTTATGCCAACTTGATGTATGGTGAGACAGAGCAGCCTCGCCAGGGACAGAATGATGCTTTCCTCTCTACGCTTTCGCAGGCACCGACCTATATGCCTTGGTTACCGGATGACGGAACAGGTATTCGCCGCTGGACAAGTTCCGCTTATTCCTTCGAAAGTCATAACAAAAACATGCCTGCCATTATCGGAGATAACGCCATGAAGCGTGATAATAATTTTGATATAAATGCTCAGCTGTGGTTAGAGATCAATCTGGCTAAAGGCTTGACGTGGTATACTAAAGGAGCTGCCCGCCTTCAGTCTAACAAAAGTAAAGACTGGCGAGGAAGCACGACTTATACTTACGATTACCATACCGGCGAGAGATCGTCCGAACTCGATAAAGGCGGATTGGGATTAAGTGTAGGCGATGGCCGCCGTTTCTATACCAACCTTTATAGTTATCTGAAATATGATTTGTCGTTAGTGGATAATGCACATAATTTCTCTTTGATGGTAGGTTACAATCAAGAGTCGGAGAAATATGAAACGCTCAATGCCTATCGTAAAGACTTTGCATTTGACTTGCCGGTACTCAATGCCGGAGGGACAGCCGATTGGAGTAACAGTGGAGGTGAAGAAGAGTGGGCTATTCAGTCCTTGTTCGGACGTTTTAACTACGATTTTAAAGAGCGTTATCTGTTTGAAGCCAATATGAGATACGACGGAACTTCACGCATCTCCGATGAAAATCGTTGGGGAGTATTTCCATCATTCTCAGTCGCTTGGCGTGCCACAGAAGAAGAGTTTATTAAAAATTTGAATCTTAATTGGCTGAACAATTTCAAGTTGAGAGGTTCATGGGGACAGTTGGGTAACCAGAATATCGGACTTTATCCCTATCAAGCTATGATTTCGGGTGTGGATGACTATCCGTTTACCAAAACTTCGGATGGTGTTATTATCGGATATCAGCAGACAGCTTATGCCAACCGTAACATTAAGTGGGAGACCACTACTATTACCGATATCGGTTTCGACCTGCAGGTGTTCGATGGCTTGAGCGTAACTTTCGATTGGTATAAAAAGACTACTGATGACATATTGCGTTCTTCACAAGTGTCGAGTTTACTCGGACTTTCTGCTCCGACGGTGAATAATGGTTCGGTGGAGAATAAAGGTATAGAGGTTGCCTTAAACTATGCCAATATGGTGAAGGGAGGTACATTCAGGGGATTCCGCTACAATGCAGGGGTTTATTTTGACCGTTCGCGCAACAAGCTGACTGAATTTGGTGCAGAAGAAATCGGAAGTTACAGCATCAAACGTGAGGGATTACCTTATGATGAGTATTATATGTTGGAGTGTATCGGTGTATTTGCAGATCAGGCTGAGATCAATGCATCACCAAAGCAATTTAATGATAACACACAGCCGGGTGATCTGAAGTACAAAGATATCAGTGGACCTGATGGAAAACCGGACGGAGTGATTGATAACTATGACCGCCGTACTTTCTCAGGACGTTTTCCGGGTTTCGAATATGGTATCAATGCCAGTGCGACATGGAAAGGTTTTGACCTGTCGCTGATCGGTCAAGGGGTAGCTGATAAAAAATATTATACTACTGACTGGGGAGTACAGCCCTTTATGCAAGGATCATCTCCCAACAAGGACTACATTAAACACATGTGGACAGAAGAGAATCCTTATGGTGCTAAACATCCTAAACTCTATTGGCAGGATATGGGTGGAGGCAAGAACACACGTCCCAACAGCTATTACTTGAAGGATGCCTCTTTCTTCCGCCTGAAGAATCTGACTTTGGGCTATACGCTGCCTCGGGTATGGACCGAAAAGGCGAATATCTCTAAAGTGCGTATCTACTTCTCCGGTGATAATCTGTTGACTCTGACTCCGTACAAAGGACTCGACCCTGAACGTAACGGGGATGGAAGAGATGCCATCTATCCACAAAACAGAATCTATTCGTTTGGTTTAAATGTTGAATTTTAA